A single genomic interval of Alistipes provencensis harbors:
- a CDS encoding FkbM family methyltransferase — translation MKTLIHKILYRTLPLEGYLRAVSGLFFLWQRLGIGRHDPATEYVYHLPELVRAGDTAIDIGANLGYYARTISRLAGPAGKVYAVEPVAPIRKVLSRNLRRCGNTEIVPYALGTENKPITMANDSASETGYFGTGQNFVNDGGGKAAVEFTAQMRRGSELFGKLERIDFIKCDIEGYEVVAMTEMRPLLEKFRPTVLIETGGANRPQIVALFRGLGYTGYTLERGQEVPLTENSTKDIIFRYAH, via the coding sequence ATGAAGACCCTGATCCACAAAATACTCTACCGGACCCTGCCGCTCGAAGGCTATCTGCGGGCCGTGAGCGGCTTGTTCTTTCTTTGGCAGCGGCTCGGCATCGGGCGCCATGACCCGGCCACGGAGTATGTCTACCACCTGCCGGAACTGGTCCGTGCGGGCGATACGGCCATCGACATCGGCGCCAACCTCGGCTACTACGCCCGCACGATCTCGCGGCTGGCGGGTCCCGCGGGAAAGGTCTATGCCGTGGAGCCCGTGGCCCCGATCCGCAAGGTCCTGAGCCGCAACCTCCGCCGCTGCGGAAACACCGAAATAGTCCCCTATGCCCTCGGGACCGAGAACAAGCCGATCACGATGGCCAACGACTCGGCCAGCGAGACAGGTTACTTCGGCACGGGGCAGAACTTCGTCAACGACGGCGGCGGAAAGGCCGCCGTGGAGTTCACGGCCCAGATGCGCCGCGGCAGCGAACTGTTCGGCAAGCTGGAGCGCATCGACTTCATCAAATGCGACATCGAGGGTTACGAGGTGGTGGCGATGACCGAGATGCGGCCGCTGCTCGAAAAATTCCGCCCCACGGTGCTGATCGAGACCGGCGGCGCGAACCGTCCGCAGATCGTCGCGCTTTTCCGGGGGCTGGGCTACACGGGCTACACGCTCGAACGCGGGCAGGAGGTGCCCCTGACGGAAAATTCCACGAAAGACATTATTTTCAGATATGCGCATTGA
- the rlmD gene encoding 23S rRNA (uracil(1939)-C(5))-methyltransferase RlmD translates to MARKKANYPLIEGLEITTLAAEGKAMGRWNDVVVFVPMTVPGDVVDVQIRSKRRRFMEGFVVSYVKKSPLRSEPFCEHFGICGGCKWQNLPYDEQLRFKTEQVRDQLTRIGKIELPEIAPCLGSVQTQFYRNKLEFTFADRRWLTREEIESAGDIGDAPAVGFHIPSMFDKVLDIDKCWLQPDPSNGIRTEARRFCIENGYTFHNARSHEGLMRNMIVRTASTGEVMVIVVFNSDDRPRITALLDHLSATFPEITSLFYIVNTKFNDSVGDLDPVCYRGKDHIIEEMEGLRFKVGPKSFYQTNSAQAYELYKVARDFADLKPGDVLYDLYTGTGTIANFCAARCDRVVGIEYVPEAIADAEINSELNGIGNTRFYAGDMKAVLDDAFVAANGRPDVVILDPPRAGVDEPVIGVILRAAPRRIVYVSCNPATQARDLALLDAEYRVEAVQPVDMFPHTHHVENVVKLVRR, encoded by the coding sequence ATGGCAAGGAAAAAAGCGAATTATCCCCTTATCGAGGGGCTTGAAATAACGACGCTCGCGGCCGAGGGCAAGGCCATGGGGCGCTGGAACGATGTGGTGGTCTTCGTGCCGATGACCGTGCCGGGCGACGTGGTCGACGTGCAGATCCGCTCCAAGCGCCGCCGCTTCATGGAGGGCTTCGTGGTCAGCTATGTCAAAAAATCGCCGCTGCGCTCGGAGCCGTTCTGCGAACATTTCGGCATCTGCGGCGGCTGCAAGTGGCAGAACCTGCCCTACGACGAGCAGTTGCGCTTCAAGACCGAGCAGGTCCGCGACCAGCTCACGCGCATCGGCAAGATCGAACTGCCCGAAATCGCACCCTGTTTGGGCTCCGTGCAGACGCAGTTCTACCGCAACAAACTCGAATTCACCTTCGCCGACCGCCGCTGGCTGACGCGCGAGGAGATCGAATCGGCAGGCGACATCGGCGATGCCCCCGCCGTGGGATTTCATATCCCCTCGATGTTCGACAAGGTGCTGGACATCGACAAATGCTGGCTGCAGCCCGACCCGTCGAACGGCATCCGCACCGAGGCCCGGCGCTTCTGCATCGAGAACGGTTACACGTTCCACAACGCCCGTTCGCACGAAGGGCTGATGCGCAACATGATCGTCCGCACGGCCTCGACCGGCGAGGTGATGGTGATCGTGGTCTTCAACAGCGACGACCGGCCCCGGATCACGGCTCTGCTGGACCATCTGTCGGCGACGTTCCCGGAAATTACCTCGTTATTCTATATAGTCAATACGAAGTTCAACGATTCGGTGGGCGACCTCGACCCGGTCTGCTACCGCGGCAAGGACCACATCATCGAGGAGATGGAGGGGCTGCGCTTCAAGGTGGGACCCAAGTCGTTCTACCAGACCAACTCCGCGCAGGCCTACGAACTCTACAAGGTAGCCCGCGATTTCGCGGACCTCAAACCCGGCGACGTGCTCTACGACCTCTACACCGGCACGGGCACCATTGCCAACTTCTGCGCCGCGCGCTGCGACCGGGTGGTGGGCATCGAGTATGTCCCCGAGGCCATTGCCGACGCCGAAATCAACTCCGAACTCAACGGCATCGGCAACACGCGGTTCTACGCCGGCGACATGAAGGCGGTGCTCGACGATGCGTTCGTCGCCGCGAACGGCCGTCCCGACGTGGTCATCCTCGACCCGCCGCGTGCGGGCGTCGACGAACCGGTGATCGGCGTCATCCTGCGCGCCGCGCCCCGACGGATCGTCTATGTGAGCTGCAACCCCGCCACGCAGGCCCGTGATCTGGCGCTGCTCGACGCCGAATACCGCGTCGAGGCCGTGCAGCCCGTCGATATGTTCCCCCACACGCACCATGTGGAAAATGTCGTGAAACTCGTGCGGCGATGA
- a CDS encoding glycoside hydrolase family 130 protein produces MKRLFGILLTASGLCVLVCCSAGRAFAAEPGADENRLPEWALGGFVRPAGANPVILPDSQVKFFCPMRKDSIGWMESDTFNPAATVRDGEICVLFRAEDNSATGIGKRTSRIGLARSEDGVTMRLGRDPVLFPAEDGMKECDWPGGCEDPRVAVTEDGTYVMLYTSWNRRIPRLSVATSRDLVTWTKHGPAFAKAYGGRFRDLKSKSGSIVTKLDGDRLVIARVNGKYMMYWGERMVNIATSDNLIDWTPELDANGNLKGVVYPREGYFDSALTECGPPALLTDKGILLLYNGQNRLGEGRDKRYPARTYSAGQILFDAKEPGTVIGRLDVPFFRPVDDFEKSGQYKDGTVFIEGLVYFKSRWYLYYGCADSRVGVAVYDPAVTTPGDPVPGRPE; encoded by the coding sequence ATGAAAAGATTATTCGGAATTCTGTTGACGGCCTCCGGGCTCTGCGTTCTCGTTTGCTGCAGTGCGGGCCGTGCTTTTGCTGCGGAACCCGGGGCGGATGAGAACCGGCTGCCGGAATGGGCGCTGGGCGGGTTCGTCCGGCCTGCGGGTGCCAATCCCGTTATCCTGCCCGATTCGCAGGTCAAATTTTTCTGTCCCATGCGTAAGGATTCGATCGGATGGATGGAGAGCGATACGTTCAATCCTGCCGCGACCGTCCGGGACGGAGAGATTTGCGTACTCTTCCGCGCCGAGGACAATTCGGCGACCGGTATCGGCAAGCGTACGTCGCGTATCGGGCTGGCCCGTAGTGAAGACGGTGTGACGATGCGCCTCGGACGCGATCCGGTGCTCTTTCCTGCCGAGGACGGGATGAAGGAGTGCGACTGGCCGGGCGGTTGTGAGGATCCCCGCGTGGCCGTCACCGAGGACGGGACCTATGTGATGCTCTATACCTCGTGGAACCGCCGCATCCCGCGGCTCAGCGTGGCCACGTCGCGTGACTTGGTGACGTGGACGAAGCACGGCCCGGCATTTGCCAAGGCCTACGGCGGACGTTTCCGCGACCTGAAGAGCAAATCGGGGTCGATTGTGACGAAGCTCGACGGCGACCGGCTGGTCATCGCGCGCGTGAACGGAAAGTATATGATGTACTGGGGCGAGCGGATGGTCAACATCGCCACATCGGACAACCTGATCGACTGGACGCCCGAACTGGATGCGAACGGGAATCTGAAAGGGGTGGTTTATCCGCGCGAGGGCTATTTCGACAGCGCCTTGACCGAGTGCGGTCCTCCGGCGCTGCTGACCGACAAGGGTATTCTGCTGCTGTACAACGGCCAGAACCGGCTCGGCGAGGGGCGTGACAAGCGCTATCCGGCGCGCACCTATTCCGCCGGACAGATCCTGTTCGACGCGAAGGAGCCCGGGACGGTGATCGGACGCCTCGACGTGCCGTTCTTCCGCCCGGTGGACGACTTCGAGAAGAGCGGCCAGTATAAGGACGGTACGGTCTTTATCGAGGGGCTGGTCTATTTCAAGTCCCGATGGTATCTCTATTACGGTTGTGCCGATTCGCGGGTCGGGGTCGCCGTTTACGATCCGGCCGTCACGACGCCCGGGGACCCCGTTCCCGGACGTCCGGAATGA
- a CDS encoding fumarylacetoacetate hydrolase family protein — MKIICIGRNYAEHAAELHEQLNDSGKLPEEPMFFMKPDTALLRNNDPFYVPSFSQEVHYECELVVRINRVGKAISERFAHRYYDEVGLGIDFTARDLQRRAIAEGLPWESCKAFDRSAAISPAFVPLAELGGDVQRLHFTLDVNGERRQTGDTSEMLFTVDRIIASVSRYVTLRMGDLLYTGTPAGVGPVKPGDNLRATLEGRELLNFDIR; from the coding sequence ATGAAGATTATCTGCATAGGCCGCAACTACGCCGAACACGCGGCGGAACTGCACGAACAACTGAATGACAGCGGGAAACTTCCCGAAGAACCGATGTTCTTCATGAAGCCCGACACGGCGCTGCTGCGCAACAACGACCCGTTCTATGTTCCGTCGTTCTCGCAGGAGGTGCATTACGAATGCGAACTGGTCGTGCGGATCAACCGCGTGGGCAAAGCCATTTCGGAGCGGTTCGCACACCGTTATTACGACGAGGTGGGACTGGGCATCGACTTCACGGCCCGCGACCTCCAGCGGCGGGCCATTGCCGAAGGGCTTCCGTGGGAGAGCTGCAAGGCTTTCGACCGTTCGGCGGCCATTTCGCCGGCGTTCGTGCCGCTCGCGGAGTTGGGCGGCGACGTGCAGCGGCTGCATTTCACGCTCGACGTGAACGGGGAGCGCCGACAGACGGGCGACACGTCGGAAATGCTCTTCACGGTCGACCGGATCATCGCCTCGGTGTCGCGGTACGTCACCCTGCGCATGGGTGACCTGCTCTACACGGGAACGCCCGCGGGCGTGGGGCCCGTGAAGCCCGGCGACAACCTGCGCGCAACGCTCGAGGGACGCGAACTTTTGAATTTCGACATACGATAA
- a CDS encoding glycosyl hydrolase 115 family protein — translation MIRKTLLTLTLLWMQAAALQAQVTLTERAVARTDFELVAADCAAVCYDAADASVVETAAGLFAADVARVTGREIPVVAGQEFPAKTRCAVIVGTIGQSRWIDELIAAKKIDVSAVEGGWERYAIRLVDRPGHGVRKALVIAGSDRRGTAYGLLSVSRAIGVSPWYWWADAPVKHRDRLTLRVTDFTSESPSVKYRGIFINDEDWGLYRWAKENFEKELGNIGPKTYEKVCELLLRLQANYLAPAMHDATTAFYKIPENMRIADRYGIAIGSSHCEPLGLNTASEWDSKTMGDWDYVNNRAGVDRVLKERVETSSPYENVYTLALRGLHDRAMAGSEDLDARKATMQEALLAQRQILTDVLGRPAEEIPQVFTPYKEVLDVYNRGLQLPDDVTIIWPDDNYGYMKRLSSPAEQKRSGRSGVYYHSSYLGRPHDYLWMNTTSPTLMYEELRKAYDSTADRVWLLNAGDIKSCEFAVDFFLTMAWDIDSFDFRRAADYRAEWMSGLLGREYFDLFREISDTFYHLAFVRKPEFMGWGYQWATDKHGKERNTDTDFSFANYREADRRLEAYAQIAGRVTSLLERMPEENKACFYQVLYYPVKACELLNRMVLRGQQNRRYATQQRAATDALAAESRMCHDSLRVITAGYNALLGGKWDHVMTMNQGFASSYFQLPELRSASLAPQAELGIAAEGEDVMKGLRSFHMLPTFNTFLRRSSFVDVYNKGREPLRWSASASDDWIVLSRNAGTTRSEERIEVSVDWTKVPVGDEVSGSLTITAENGESRRVLVSVFNPASPSREELKGVYVQHNGYISIPAADYHRKRENDAIRIRPVPNLGIENTALQLGDPTMPKQNTRRREVPCVEYDFYTFEQGSVDVYTYVLPTFVISADRGYAGHEATNLETQYGVCIDEGPVMNPSTSSIEYAQIWYESVLRNCRVNKTTLHIGKPGRHTLKILCGDAGTVLQKIVLDFGGMQRSYQGPPPTRAEEVH, via the coding sequence ATGATACGAAAAACCCTCTTGACCTTAACCCTGCTGTGGATGCAGGCCGCCGCGCTGCAAGCGCAGGTCACGCTGACCGAACGGGCTGTGGCCCGCACGGACTTCGAGCTGGTCGCCGCAGACTGCGCCGCCGTCTGCTACGATGCGGCCGACGCCTCGGTCGTGGAAACCGCCGCCGGACTCTTCGCCGCGGACGTAGCCCGCGTGACAGGCCGCGAAATTCCGGTCGTCGCCGGGCAGGAATTTCCTGCGAAGACCCGCTGCGCCGTGATCGTCGGAACGATCGGCCAGAGCCGCTGGATCGACGAACTGATCGCAGCGAAAAAGATCGACGTTTCGGCCGTCGAAGGCGGCTGGGAACGTTACGCGATCCGGCTGGTCGACCGTCCGGGACACGGCGTGCGCAAAGCGCTGGTCATCGCCGGCAGCGACCGCCGCGGCACAGCCTACGGACTGCTCTCCGTATCGCGCGCCATCGGCGTGAGCCCGTGGTACTGGTGGGCCGACGCCCCCGTAAAACACCGCGACCGGCTGACGCTGCGCGTCACGGACTTCACGTCGGAAAGCCCCTCGGTGAAATACCGCGGCATCTTCATCAACGACGAGGACTGGGGTCTCTACCGCTGGGCGAAGGAAAACTTCGAGAAGGAGCTGGGCAACATCGGCCCGAAGACCTACGAGAAGGTGTGCGAACTGCTGCTCCGCCTGCAGGCCAACTATCTGGCTCCGGCGATGCACGACGCCACGACGGCATTCTACAAAATCCCCGAGAACATGCGGATCGCCGACCGCTACGGGATCGCAATCGGCTCGTCGCACTGCGAACCGCTGGGGCTGAACACCGCCAGCGAGTGGGACTCGAAGACGATGGGCGACTGGGACTATGTGAATAACCGGGCCGGAGTGGACCGCGTGCTGAAAGAGCGGGTCGAAACATCGTCCCCCTATGAAAACGTCTACACGCTGGCCCTGCGGGGTCTGCACGACCGGGCGATGGCCGGCAGCGAGGACCTCGATGCGCGGAAAGCCACCATGCAGGAGGCCCTGCTGGCACAGCGGCAGATTCTGACAGACGTATTGGGCAGGCCCGCGGAAGAAATTCCGCAGGTGTTCACGCCCTACAAGGAGGTGCTCGATGTCTACAACCGGGGGTTACAGCTCCCCGACGACGTGACGATCATCTGGCCCGACGACAATTACGGCTACATGAAGCGCCTGAGCAGTCCCGCGGAACAGAAGCGCTCCGGACGTTCGGGTGTCTACTACCACTCGTCCTATCTGGGCCGTCCGCACGACTACCTGTGGATGAACACCACCTCGCCGACGCTGATGTATGAAGAGCTGCGCAAGGCCTACGATTCGACGGCCGACCGCGTATGGCTGCTGAACGCCGGCGACATCAAGTCGTGCGAGTTCGCGGTTGACTTCTTTCTGACGATGGCTTGGGACATCGACTCGTTCGATTTCCGGCGCGCCGCGGATTACCGCGCAGAGTGGATGAGCGGCCTGCTGGGCCGGGAGTATTTCGACCTGTTCCGGGAGATTTCCGACACGTTCTACCACCTCGCATTCGTCCGCAAGCCCGAATTCATGGGCTGGGGCTACCAATGGGCCACGGACAAGCATGGCAAGGAGCGGAACACGGACACCGATTTCTCCTTCGCCAACTACCGCGAGGCCGACCGGCGGCTGGAAGCCTACGCACAGATCGCCGGACGTGTCACCTCGCTGCTGGAGCGGATGCCCGAGGAGAACAAGGCGTGCTTCTACCAAGTGCTCTACTATCCGGTGAAAGCCTGCGAACTGCTGAACCGAATGGTCCTCCGCGGCCAACAGAACCGCCGCTACGCCACGCAGCAGCGCGCAGCAACCGACGCGCTGGCCGCCGAGAGCCGCATGTGCCACGATAGCCTGCGGGTAATCACGGCGGGCTACAACGCCCTACTCGGCGGCAAGTGGGACCATGTGATGACGATGAACCAAGGCTTCGCCTCCTCCTACTTCCAGCTTCCCGAACTGCGGAGCGCATCGCTCGCACCGCAAGCCGAACTGGGAATCGCGGCCGAAGGCGAGGATGTGATGAAAGGACTGCGCAGTTTCCACATGCTCCCGACGTTCAATACGTTCCTGCGCCGGTCTTCTTTCGTGGACGTCTACAACAAGGGACGCGAACCGCTGCGATGGAGCGCTTCCGCCAGCGACGACTGGATCGTGCTGAGCCGGAACGCAGGCACGACGCGCTCCGAAGAGCGGATCGAGGTGTCGGTGGACTGGACGAAGGTCCCCGTCGGAGACGAGGTGTCGGGCAGCCTGACGATCACCGCCGAGAACGGGGAGAGTCGCCGCGTGCTGGTTTCGGTGTTCAATCCGGCCTCCCCCTCCCGCGAAGAACTGAAAGGGGTGTACGTCCAGCACAACGGATATATCTCGATCCCGGCGGCGGATTACCACCGCAAACGCGAGAACGATGCGATCCGCATCCGCCCCGTTCCGAACCTCGGCATCGAGAACACGGCGCTCCAACTGGGCGATCCGACGATGCCGAAACAGAATACCCGGCGACGGGAAGTTCCCTGCGTGGAATACGATTTCTACACGTTCGAACAAGGTTCGGTCGACGTTTACACCTATGTACTGCCGACTTTCGTGATCAGCGCCGACCGGGGATACGCCGGACACGAGGCGACGAACCTCGAAACCCAGTACGGCGTCTGCATCGACGAAGGTCCGGTGATGAACCCCTCGACCTCGTCGATCGAATATGCCCAGATCTGGTACGAGAGCGTGCTTCGGAATTGCCGGGTGAACAAGACGACGCTCCACATCGGCAAGCCCGGACGCCACACGCTGAAAATCCTGTGCGGCGACGCCGGCACGGTGCTCCAGAAGATCGTGCTGGATTTCGGCGGCATGCAGCGTTCCTATCAGGGGCCGCCGCCCACCCGTGCCGAAGAGGTGCATTGA
- the trmD gene encoding tRNA (guanosine(37)-N1)-methyltransferase TrmD — translation MRIDILTVVPELLTSPLHESILKRAQEKGLVEIVVHNLHDYAHDRRKTTDDYPFGGEAGMVMKCEPVFELVEKLQSERHYDEIIYTSPDGNQYNQHEANRLSTLENIIILCGHYKGIDHRIREHLVTREISIGDYVLTGGELAACIIADSVVRIIPGAIGDEASALTDSFQDNLLAPPVYTRPAEFRGWRVPDVLLSGNFAEIEKWQDEQAYERTKRLRPDLLKE, via the coding sequence ATGCGCATTGACATTTTGACGGTCGTCCCCGAACTTTTGACCTCGCCGCTCCACGAATCCATCCTGAAGCGGGCGCAGGAGAAGGGCCTCGTGGAGATCGTCGTACACAACCTGCACGACTACGCCCACGACCGCCGCAAGACCACCGACGACTATCCGTTCGGCGGCGAGGCGGGCATGGTCATGAAGTGCGAACCGGTGTTCGAACTGGTCGAGAAACTCCAGAGCGAGAGGCACTACGACGAGATCATCTACACCTCTCCCGACGGTAATCAATACAACCAGCACGAGGCCAACCGGTTATCGACGCTCGAAAACATCATCATCCTCTGCGGCCACTACAAGGGCATCGACCACCGCATCCGCGAGCACCTCGTCACGCGCGAGATCTCGATCGGCGACTATGTGCTGACGGGCGGCGAGCTGGCGGCCTGCATCATCGCCGACTCGGTCGTAAGAATCATCCCCGGGGCCATCGGCGACGAGGCGTCGGCCCTCACGGACTCGTTTCAGGACAACCTGCTGGCGCCCCCGGTCTACACGCGGCCCGCGGAGTTCCGCGGCTGGCGGGTTCCCGACGTGCTGCTGTCGGGGAATTTCGCCGAAATCGAAAAGTGGCAGGACGAACAGGCCTACGAGCGCACGAAGCGTCTGCGGCCGGATTTATTAAAAGAATAA
- a CDS encoding VOC family protein produces the protein MRLDGFGIFVEDMPTMIRFYRDVLGFAIREGENATNVYLEKDGTLFLLYRRADFERMTGRRFGYAGGVNGHYEIALSVENYAAVDAAFREVVSKGAEPIMEPTTEPWGQRTCYVADPEGNLVEIGSFSE, from the coding sequence ATGAGACTGGACGGTTTCGGGATATTCGTCGAGGATATGCCGACGATGATCCGCTTCTACCGCGATGTGCTGGGATTTGCGATCCGCGAGGGAGAGAACGCCACGAACGTCTATCTGGAAAAGGACGGGACGCTGTTCCTGCTCTACCGGAGGGCGGATTTCGAACGGATGACCGGCCGGCGGTTCGGTTATGCCGGAGGCGTGAACGGGCATTACGAGATCGCCCTGAGCGTCGAAAACTATGCGGCGGTCGATGCGGCTTTCCGCGAGGTCGTTTCGAAAGGCGCGGAGCCTATTATGGAGCCTACCACCGAGCCTTGGGGTCAGCGCACCTGCTATGTGGCCGATCCCGAGGGCAATCTCGTCGAAATAGGTTCGTTCAGCGAATGA
- a CDS encoding MBL fold metallo-hydrolase — protein sequence MKIACLQFNPIQENTYVVWDDTNECVVIDAGNSNPREDAALDNFIAEHGLKPVMAVNTHGHFDHTLGVEHLKQRYDIPFALSSKDQFLLDNAATSGSVFGVKIGAMPAADIDLDTLSEVRFGETALRVIRTPGHTPGHVALYEPVSKSLFTGDTLFRESIGRTDLPGGDYSWIMRSILDSLIPLGEEVHVYPGHGPESTIGHEMLYNPFIVEVLNEEVNYRN from the coding sequence ATGAAAATAGCCTGCCTGCAATTCAATCCCATACAGGAAAACACCTACGTCGTCTGGGACGACACGAACGAATGCGTCGTGATCGACGCCGGGAACAGCAATCCCCGCGAAGACGCCGCGCTGGACAACTTCATCGCCGAACATGGGCTCAAACCCGTCATGGCGGTCAACACCCACGGTCATTTCGACCACACGCTCGGCGTCGAACACCTCAAACAGCGTTACGATATTCCCTTCGCCCTCTCATCGAAAGACCAATTCCTGCTGGACAACGCCGCGACGAGCGGCTCGGTCTTCGGGGTGAAGATCGGTGCAATGCCCGCGGCGGATATCGACCTCGACACGCTCTCCGAGGTCCGCTTCGGGGAGACCGCGCTGCGCGTAATCCGCACCCCGGGCCACACCCCGGGCCATGTGGCGCTGTACGAACCCGTATCGAAATCGCTCTTCACGGGCGACACGCTCTTTCGCGAATCGATCGGCCGCACCGACCTGCCGGGCGGCGACTACTCGTGGATCATGCGCTCGATCCTCGACTCCCTGATTCCGCTGGGCGAGGAGGTTCACGTCTACCCCGGCCACGGACCCGAGTCGACGATCGGCCACGAGATGCTCTACAACCCCTTCATCGTCGAGGTGCTGAACGAGGAGGTGAACTACAGGAACTGA
- the lpxB gene encoding lipid-A-disaccharide synthase — MRYYLIAGEPSGDLHGANLIKGLLKADPEAEFRFWGGDLMAAAGGRDNLRKHYNETSFFGIVQVVKNLGTIRRQMRECQSDVAEFAPDVLILVDYPGFNMKMARWAKEHGIRTFYYIAPKVWAWREWRVKAIRKYVDRLFIIFPFERTYFPKHGIEPVFEGNPLVDAIESRRASLPTPDEFRRRNGLDERPIIALLAGSRRGEIRANLPLMALLSKRFPEHQFVVAGVAWIDRALYEQHMAGSDIRYVCDQTYETLAAAEAAVVTSGTATLETALLGIPEAVVYRTVWWQVWLRPYVLKVPWVSLVNLNLGRECVAELIQSDLSVERAEQELRAIVAGGAKREKMLADFDCLRTVIGGPGASDRFAARMVGELEGKAGRKVPYKIEKR, encoded by the coding sequence ATGCGTTACTACCTCATCGCCGGGGAGCCCTCGGGCGACCTGCACGGCGCGAACCTGATAAAAGGGCTGCTGAAAGCCGACCCCGAGGCGGAATTCCGCTTCTGGGGCGGAGACCTCATGGCGGCCGCGGGAGGCCGGGACAACCTGCGGAAGCACTACAACGAAACGTCGTTCTTCGGCATCGTGCAGGTCGTGAAAAACCTCGGGACGATCCGGCGGCAGATGCGGGAGTGCCAGTCCGACGTGGCGGAGTTCGCCCCCGACGTGCTGATTCTGGTGGACTACCCCGGCTTCAACATGAAGATGGCCCGCTGGGCCAAAGAGCACGGTATCCGCACGTTCTACTACATCGCCCCGAAGGTCTGGGCGTGGCGCGAATGGCGGGTGAAGGCGATCCGCAAGTATGTCGACCGGCTCTTCATCATCTTCCCCTTCGAGCGCACCTATTTTCCGAAGCACGGCATCGAACCCGTTTTCGAAGGCAATCCGCTGGTCGACGCCATCGAGTCCCGCCGGGCATCGCTCCCGACGCCCGACGAGTTCCGCCGCCGGAACGGACTGGACGAGCGCCCGATCATCGCCCTGCTGGCCGGCAGCCGCCGGGGTGAAATCCGCGCGAACCTGCCGCTGATGGCCCTGCTGTCGAAGCGGTTCCCGGAGCACCAGTTCGTGGTGGCGGGCGTGGCGTGGATCGACAGGGCGCTTTACGAGCAGCATATGGCCGGCAGCGACATCCGCTATGTCTGCGACCAGACCTACGAAACGCTGGCGGCGGCCGAAGCGGCCGTGGTGACGTCGGGCACGGCGACGCTCGAAACGGCCCTGCTGGGGATTCCCGAGGCGGTCGTCTACCGCACGGTGTGGTGGCAGGTGTGGCTGCGCCCCTATGTGCTGAAGGTGCCGTGGGTGTCGCTGGTGAACCTCAACCTCGGGCGCGAGTGCGTGGCCGAGCTCATCCAGTCGGACCTCTCGGTCGAGCGCGCCGAGCAGGAACTGCGGGCGATCGTCGCAGGAGGCGCGAAACGCGAGAAGATGCTCGCCGATTTCGACTGCCTGCGCACCGTCATCGGCGGTCCCGGCGCCAGCGACCGCTTCGCGGCGCGGATGGTCGGGGAGTTGGAGGGCAAGGCAGGGCGAAAGGTGCCCTATAAAATCGAAAAGAGATGA
- a CDS encoding SIMPL domain-containing protein: protein MKRFILMAAVVLLTLPAAAQVQEAFPSYIQVNGRAEKEITPDEFYLQIVINERDSKGKISVESQQRDMIAALKRLGVNVEKQLKVANLSSEFFKKNTSVATAKYQLQLGSSAEVGKVWQALDGLGISNVSILKVSHTQIEQYKAEVRIEAMRNAKQNASTLAEAIGQKIGKCFYIYDSNNDVMPVFYNNMAVMRSAKAFDAAGAAAEEEPLDFKTIKLQYGVQAKFVLE from the coding sequence ATGAAACGATTTATTTTAATGGCGGCGGTCGTGCTTCTGACCCTCCCCGCAGCAGCTCAGGTTCAGGAGGCATTCCCCAGCTACATTCAGGTCAACGGACGTGCCGAGAAGGAGATCACGCCCGACGAGTTCTACCTCCAGATCGTCATCAACGAGCGCGATTCGAAAGGCAAGATCTCGGTCGAGAGCCAGCAGCGCGACATGATCGCGGCGCTGAAGCGGCTGGGCGTCAACGTCGAAAAGCAGCTCAAGGTGGCCAACCTGTCGAGCGAGTTCTTCAAGAAGAACACCTCGGTGGCTACGGCCAAATACCAGTTGCAGTTGGGCTCGTCGGCCGAAGTGGGCAAGGTGTGGCAGGCGCTCGACGGACTGGGCATTTCGAACGTCTCGATCCTGAAGGTGTCGCATACGCAGATCGAGCAGTATAAGGCCGAGGTGCGCATCGAGGCGATGCGGAACGCCAAGCAGAACGCCTCGACGCTGGCCGAAGCCATCGGGCAGAAGATCGGCAAATGCTTCTACATCTACGATTCGAACAACGACGTGATGCCCGTTTTCTACAACAACATGGCCGTCATGCGCAGCGCCAAGGCTTTCGATGCCGCCGGGGCTGCCGCCGAGGAGGAGCCGCTCGATTTCAAGACCATCAAGTTGCAGTACGGCGTGCAGGCGAAGTTTGTCCTCGAATAG